Within the Cryptococcus neoformans var. neoformans B-3501A chromosome 1, whole genome shotgun sequence genome, the region GGTGCACACGGGCGCTATTTGCCTTATTGACGTGCGACGCCGCATCGGAAACTGCAGTGAGCGCGGATTGGGGATTGTTGGAAATGAGAGGCGATAAGAGCGAAAACAAAAGTGACGATGGGGTTCGACGAGACACCTTATCTGTCTCAGATGATGTTGACCAGCCATTTGTGCTTGACGTGGAGCTCGGTGAACCACAAGTGCTGACTCCTGGACTGGTAGGAGGACTTCTACTGGTGCCTGCCGTCAAAAATGACATCTGCACTTGCTCTACGACATTCTCCAATGCCTTAGCACATCCTTCGGTTATCGGCATGGTGATTGAGGTACCGTCTGTAAAATTGACAGCGATGgtcgaaagaggaagggagaatgTGACATCTTCAATGATGATTGCAATCCAACTTGAACTTTCACCTAAGAGGACATTAGGGCATTCAATGCCCTCTTGGAGGCAAAGATTACGATGCGAAAGTAGAGCCggaggaagtggaagggAGCATGAGCTTCACATCCCTAATGTCAATACACGCCTTAGTAATGATGATAGAATGACTTACGTGTAAGGGTGATTGGGAACGGATAAGGTAAACAAGATAGTGAGAGGCGATGGAGTCGACTGGGTAGGACGAGGCAAGAGTCGAAGAAGCATTTTGCGAGGCTTTTGAAAATGGACGGGATAAGACAATCAAGCGGTCTGAAGATTTTTCCAAGCCGCCTGGTCGTGGAACGCTGTGTACAGAGTGTTTCTTTTTAAATAAGGCGATTAAAAAATACGACCGAGCATGGcatgaatgaatgaaatGTTTGTGAAGGATGCTCTCTGCTCGGTCGGAGAGAGGTGAGCAGAAGATGTGCGGGGATAAGAGGCTGGGGAGATGGGGGATaagaggatggggagatgGGTAATGAGCAAGACGGGTTATGAGCAAGATGGGATGGTGTGAAGGGAGCAATGTTAACTGTGAAGGCGAAGGCTCATCATGGGCAGGACAGGGTGCAGTCCTCTGCAAATGCAAATCGTAGATCGCGACCATAACAAGTTTATTCTTCAGGGATACTTCAGGCACCCATTTAGCCTCCTATCCGTGATCTATGACGTGGATGCGAACAGGGGCGCAGCATGCACCATCCCACTATCCGAGCCCAGACTTGTTCGGTCGGCTCCTACCCTGCTGGCACCCATCGGACCGCCCAGCTCCTGAATAATACGTTATCACCAATCGCCATAACGGCAGGCGAACATCACAGATCACAAGGTTAGCCAGGAACCAAAAGCGTTTTTATTCAGACTTCCGCCAGAATTCTGTCAGTTTTTGTGTTGTATTGATTATTTCAGATATCCACCGCTTACCGTTTCGTGTGTTCACTTGGCTCTCAGTTCTGTCTTCTGCGTCCTCCCGCctttcttcaagctcgagAGCCCCGACCAGCGACAGTCAGTCAAGGATACATTGCAGAGCGTCCAGCGCCCATACTGCGCCTTGTACTACACTGGGTACCTTTTGTATCTTGTATTGTTGTTGCATGCACTCACCTTGTGTCTTGTGTCTTGTGTCTCATGATGTCTTGCATCCTGTATCCTGTATTCTGTATCTTGTATTCTATATTCTGTATCTTGTATCCTGTATTATTCTGTATCCTGTATTCTGTATTCTGTATCCTGTATTCTGTATTCTGTATCCTGTATTCTGTATCTTGTGCCCTGTGTCCTGTATCTCATCCCTTGTTGTCAGTCTTGTTGTAGCACTCTTCCGCGCGACGGTAATCATTTCGGCAGCTCTTTCTGCAATGAGTTGCAGATCACATCGGATTTAAATTGTATAGCCACACGTTCTTGTTGCTGTATGTGGCCCACCCCTTGTCAAAATTCAGAAGTGAGGATGCGTTGGATTACAATAATTATCAGATCCTCATGGCAAAAACGCATTTTACATAGGTAAACCTGCATTTCATTTATCCTGTTGGTTGTAATTTGTACGAGTATATAATAGTACGGCGACGATCTGATAAAATTCACATGGTCAATCGTCGTTTTGCCAGATCTTCGTTGTAGATCATCAAGATATGATGACATGATCTCCGGTTGAGAATGCTCTGATCTTGCATAGCTATATGATACCAAGAACGTTCATGTTGACTGTTCATACTCGCAAAGCCCGACTCCACCATCGTGCAAGATATTGAAAAGCGAAATGCTGCATCCTCCATTATTTCATGGTCCCATCCTGTAGAATTGTGCGGGTTTCTATTGTGTTGGTATCTACTACTATCAAGAAGCGATGAAAATGCAGGGTACGACTATGCGCATTATGCAGCTATATTGCCTGCTATTGTTCTCTACTATTATGCCATCTATACATCAGCAAGTAGTGAATGATCTGCATCCCTGCGCCgagttcttcttttccctccaGCTGAACTTTCCGCAGAGGTCGAATCCCTCTCTCCGAATAACGTATCTGATCATGATTCCGATCATGATAGAGCCGCGACGCAGCCTTCAAAAGTTAAAAATATAACCATATTGGTCTTAGAACATGGTTAGAAGGTTGTTCAATTGCCGCAACATAGGCATGACTCACAGGTACCGCCCTGCAATGAAGGCACATATATGAGTTTGCATCTGTTAGGGGCATTCCTTTGGCGGACACAATTTATATGTCGCGACTAACCTTATTAATGTGGGACCCAAACCTGCAAACATTACTCTCCAgccttcctttctcagAGCATCCCCAGCAACTTGTCTGAAGGACGGAAGTCGTGGCTTTGCAGTATAATCTGATGTTGAATCGGGCCATGTGGTACTCTGCATACGAGTCTTAAAAACGTCAACTGGGAATGTCACCTGTTATTTTCATTAGCGATCGCGCAGAAAGACGTTACGCTATGAGTTACCATCCATGCAAGCACACCAGCAATTCCACCAGCCAGCATCAACTCTGGCCATCTCAATCCACTGTGGCGTTCCAACTCAGCCTCATCAATGAGAGTATGGCGCCCATGGCCGGAGTTGTggtgggaaggaggaagaggcggtTTTTTCATCCACTTAAAGAAGCGTAAGGTTGCCTCATACCTGGGGTCGATGATTCATGATGATAGTTGAGCGTTGCGCTGGTCGTATGGTGGGATGTACCAATGAGTCACTTACGCGCAAAAATAGGGACCATACGCGATGTCCCTTAAGGCCGTTGCTGAAAAGCCTCGGAAGATGCCTTTTAGTCCGTCTGCTCGAATGATAGATTTGAATACTCCAAAAGTGGTCAGGTTAAGATGAGGTGGGGCTGATTGTTGTCGGATCTAGTATAGATAAATATTGTACGTTCACCTAAGGAACAAAAACATACCTTAATGAGTTCGGTGGGACACGTTAATACCCTACGACGATCATTACTTAGCGGGAAAATTAGCAAATCGACTCACGAGGCCACAACTCCACTTCCCGTCCCGGCAAGGAATATCTGCCCCAACGTAGGCTCTTCTGCTGAATCGTCTGGCAATTGAAGCTTCATAAAAAAGGAGTAAGATGTAAAAACTATCCCGTTGATCTATATATTAGGCCCTTCGTCAATGACTGGAGCGCTCAAGGATAATAAATGGAGACTTACAAATGCTATACCAGCCTAGACGCGACAGAGTCGATATTAGTTTTACATAGACATAACTCGGTTTGGGGGGGCTCACCATTGGCGAAGTTACACCTTTGAAAAGGCCACCgattttttcttctttcacaaTAGCACCTTGACACCTGCATTAGTTTTACAAAGTATAGATGTCAGACGAGGTACAAATTACATACCTAAGGCACTGAAAGTTGATCCATATCGGCCCATGTATTGTGGTGTTTGATATCGCACCTTGACTACATCAAACGGCTGACCAACTATCAATCCAGTAGCGCCTATCAGGACATGTAAGCAAACGACTGCACCATTATCTTTGTATTGACAGCAACTTTGTTACTTACCAGCAAGGATACCAGCTGTAAAGTCGACGGCGGGAGATATGTTTCCTACAGATGCCGAGGTCAGTCATTGCACGATTAACTTAGGTGGCGGAAGTCAGTCATCACTCACCATTACCATCGATATCCCTTTTACCgttccctttcccaccgCCTGTCGTGATGCTACTACTACTGGCCGAGTTGCCAGGCAAGGCCCGCTTGGATGACCCGTCATTTCTGTCGCTCATATGGCCTCGTATCGATGTTACTTGTTTTCCTTAAACGCTACTGAAGCTGATATTTGGCGCCAATCGTCCTTTGATGTGTCTCGGATGGTGTACAGTCTATTACTTTTTGATCGCAAGAGGCCAACTATATTATTAAATACTCCAACATACCCATATGGTGATAGTTGTTTCCGCGCGGATCAACGAATCTGCGGGTCGGCGACTCGTAGAACAGCGTTCGCGTCGgttgtttctttttgacGTGTTTGGTTTGGCTGACAGCCGGTGGGCATTTTTCACCAGAATCTATAAACAAAATTGGTTCCGTCGCGAGAAATGTCACGGCGTTTCATCTGCGTTGGACCCGCCAGTTTCGTAAAATTATTTAATTATTATGTGTATGCAAATATACGGTGAAGGGGTTGGTAGCCCAACTTGACGCGAAGCCCAGTTAGCAGGGACATTGGTGGGTCAAGTCGCTGGGTGGCCTGCAAGATAAGAGACCAACGTaaaaagagggaggatCCGGAGTATAAATAGGAATGCCAAAGAAATCAAAATACACATAGACGAAAGACGGATTGGTATGGAGGCGCGGGTGAGGCGGGCATTAAATAGACTCTGGAGATTGGcgtatgatgatgacggtGCACGAAATAACAATTACTGCTCGTGAGTGCATACATTTATAAACGCTGtcgctcgtcgtcgccgtcacgaacaacaacaatacataataaataataCATGTTCTCCACTGCTGATATAACTAATTTTCACAGCAAATAAGATGATGAACCTCGACGAAGAAGTCCGGCTATGGACAACAAATGCAGAGCGTGAGAAAACAGAGAATCTTGCCACACTATATAGCATCATCGTAAGCTTGGAGTATCTCGAGCGGGCGTACGTGCGTGA harbors:
- a CDS encoding hypothetical protein (HMMPfam hit to Mito_carr, Mitochondrial carrier protein, score: 229.5, E(): 6.1e-66), with protein sequence MSDRNDGSSKRALPGNSASSSSITTGGGKGNGKRDIDGNGNISPAVDFTAGILAGATGLIVGQPFDVVKVRYQTPQYMGRYGSTFSALGAIVKEEKIGGLFKGVTSPMAGIAFINGIVFTSYSFFMKLQLPDDSAEEPTLGQIFLAGTGSGVVASVLTCPTELIKIRQQSAPPHLNLTTFGVFKSIIRADGLKGIFRGFSATALRDIAYGPYFCAYEATLRFFKWMKKPPLPPSHHNSGHGRHTLIDEAELERHSGLRWPELMLAGGIAGVLAWMVTFPVDVFKTRMQSTTWPDSTSDYTAKPRLPSFRQVAGDALRKEGWRVMFAGLGPTLIRAVPTNMVIFLTFEGCVAALS